From one Actinopolyspora saharensis genomic stretch:
- a CDS encoding peptide ABC transporter substrate-binding protein, whose amino-acid sequence MRKRRMVAPAAASLSVALLAAGCGGGGGGVTEATGTLEDPITVQWGEPQSELVPTNSNDTFGSQVFNPMFTGLVEYDPNTFEARNAMAKSIERADDKKTYTVELKEGWKFHDGEEVTADNFVRAWNYAAYAPNGQQQANMFKRIQGYDEVHPADPDGDGPKKPPEPSAEKMSGLEVVDDHTFKITLKQPFTAFPSKLGYQTFVPLPESFFEDKEGFAEHPIGNGPYKFESRSPSQSLTMTRYEDYKGEDAGNVDAVKLVVYEKAQTAYQDLKSDNLDVINTVPTSAQADGRWKEELGDQAISKERMGLTTLSLPLYQEKFQNPDLRKAISLAIDRQQIVETVFNGSATAADGWTAPSMPGRTDGTCGQWCEYDPAKAKEHLEKAGGFDGQMTLSYNADGAHKQWMTAVAGSIRDTLGLNVTLNGVPTFSTFQDKMDNQEMSGPYRYGWVADYPTPRTFLNPLYSTSGSANYTGYSNEKFDSMIGEADQAATKNEANELYGEAEKQLAEDMPSIPLFTQTVKGARSERLAEGTLNTRTNIAITSLKVAEPTQ is encoded by the coding sequence ATGCGCAAGAGACGCATGGTCGCGCCGGCCGCGGCCTCGCTGTCGGTGGCCCTGCTGGCCGCCGGCTGCGGCGGCGGTGGCGGCGGTGTCACCGAGGCAACCGGAACCCTCGAGGACCCGATCACCGTCCAGTGGGGCGAGCCGCAGAGCGAGCTCGTCCCCACCAACAGCAACGACACCTTCGGCAGCCAGGTGTTCAACCCCATGTTCACCGGGCTCGTCGAGTACGACCCGAACACCTTCGAGGCGCGCAACGCGATGGCCAAGTCCATCGAGCGCGCGGACGACAAGAAGACCTACACGGTCGAGCTCAAGGAAGGCTGGAAGTTCCACGACGGTGAGGAGGTCACCGCCGACAACTTCGTCCGGGCCTGGAACTACGCCGCCTACGCCCCGAACGGCCAGCAGCAGGCCAACATGTTCAAGCGGATCCAGGGCTACGACGAGGTCCACCCCGCCGACCCGGACGGTGACGGGCCGAAGAAGCCCCCGGAGCCCAGCGCCGAGAAGATGTCCGGCCTGGAGGTCGTGGACGACCACACCTTCAAGATCACCCTGAAGCAGCCGTTCACCGCCTTCCCCAGCAAGCTCGGCTACCAGACCTTCGTGCCGCTGCCGGAGAGCTTCTTCGAGGACAAGGAGGGCTTCGCCGAGCACCCGATCGGCAACGGGCCCTACAAGTTCGAGAGCCGCTCCCCGAGCCAGAGCCTGACCATGACCCGCTACGAGGACTACAAGGGTGAGGACGCGGGCAACGTCGACGCGGTCAAGCTCGTCGTGTACGAAAAGGCCCAGACCGCCTACCAGGACCTCAAGTCGGACAACCTGGACGTGATCAACACGGTTCCGACCTCCGCTCAGGCCGACGGCCGGTGGAAGGAGGAGCTCGGCGATCAGGCCATCTCCAAGGAGCGGATGGGGTTGACCACGCTCAGCCTGCCGCTGTACCAGGAGAAGTTCCAGAACCCGGACCTGCGCAAGGCTATCTCGCTGGCCATCGACCGGCAGCAGATCGTCGAGACGGTCTTCAATGGTTCGGCCACCGCGGCCGACGGCTGGACCGCGCCGAGCATGCCGGGACGCACCGACGGCACCTGCGGGCAGTGGTGCGAGTACGACCCGGCCAAGGCCAAGGAGCACCTGGAGAAGGCGGGCGGATTCGACGGTCAGATGACCCTGAGCTACAACGCCGACGGTGCGCACAAGCAGTGGATGACCGCCGTGGCGGGCAGCATCCGCGACACCCTGGGCCTCAACGTGACGCTCAACGGTGTGCCCACCTTCAGCACCTTCCAGGACAAGATGGACAACCAGGAGATGAGCGGGCCGTACCGCTACGGCTGGGTCGCCGACTACCCCACGCCGCGCACCTTCCTCAACCCGCTGTACAGCACCAGCGGATCGGCCAACTACACCGGCTACTCGAACGAGAAGTTCGACAGCATGATCGGTGAGGCCGACCAGGCCGCCACGAAGAACGAGGCCAACGAGCTCTACGGCGAGGCCGAGAAGCAGCTCGCCGAGGACATGCCGTCCATCCCGCTGTTCACCCAGACGGTGAAGGGCGCGCGGTCGGAGCGGCTGGCCGAGGGCACGCTGAACACCCGGACCAACATCGCGATCACCAGTCTTAAGGTCGCGGAACCCACCCAGTGA
- a CDS encoding Ppx/GppA phosphatase family protein: MPRVAAIDCGTNSIRLLIADVTVHDDGTRGLRDVRREMRIVRLGQGVDATGRLSEEALERTRAALHEYDESIRESGAESTRMVATSATRDAANRADFFEMVRETLGVEAEVITGEEEARLSFVGAVGDLNPDDGPFLVTDVGGGSTELVLGNWDGKDAEILGSHSADVGSVRLTERCLHSDPPTAEEVSSANEVTRRTLDEAFARVDVSGARRWVGVAGTVTTLSAISLGLSEYDPAAIHLSRLSRDGVDRTERELLGMDHEQRAAIGPMHPGRVDVIGGGALVLGVLAAELAERSGIGEITVSEHDILDGIALSIS; the protein is encoded by the coding sequence ATGCCACGCGTAGCCGCCATCGACTGCGGGACGAACTCGATACGCCTGCTGATCGCCGACGTGACGGTGCACGACGACGGCACGCGCGGCCTGCGCGACGTGCGGCGCGAGATGCGGATCGTCCGGCTGGGGCAGGGGGTCGACGCCACGGGCAGGCTCTCCGAGGAGGCCCTGGAGCGCACCCGCGCGGCGCTGCACGAGTACGACGAGAGCATCCGGGAGTCCGGCGCCGAGAGCACGCGGATGGTGGCGACCTCGGCGACCAGGGACGCGGCCAACCGCGCGGACTTCTTCGAGATGGTCCGCGAGACCCTCGGGGTCGAGGCCGAGGTCATCACCGGCGAGGAGGAGGCGCGGCTGTCCTTCGTCGGGGCGGTCGGGGACCTGAACCCGGACGACGGGCCGTTCCTGGTGACCGACGTGGGCGGGGGATCGACCGAGCTGGTGCTGGGCAACTGGGACGGCAAGGACGCCGAGATCCTCGGCTCGCATTCCGCTGACGTGGGGTCGGTGCGGCTGACCGAGCGCTGCCTGCACAGCGATCCGCCGACCGCGGAGGAGGTGAGCTCGGCCAACGAGGTGACCAGGCGGACCCTGGACGAGGCCTTCGCTCGGGTGGACGTGTCCGGGGCGCGCCGGTGGGTCGGGGTGGCGGGAACCGTCACCACGCTCTCGGCGATCTCGCTGGGGCTGTCGGAGTACGACCCCGCCGCCATCCACCTCTCGCGGTTGTCGCGGGACGGAGTGGACCGGACCGAGCGCGAGCTGCTGGGGATGGACCACGAGCAGCGTGCCGCGATCGGGCCGATGCACCCGGGGCGGGTGGACGTGATCGGGGGTGGCGCCCTGGTGCTCGGGGTGCTGGCCGCCGAGCTCGCGGAGCGCTCCGGGATCGGCGAGATCACTGTCAGTGAGCACGACATACTGGACGGTATAGCCCTTTCGATCAGCTAA
- a CDS encoding ABC transporter permease yields MGRYILRRLLQLIPVFIGTTFIIYSLVWAIPGNPFAGLCGPRGCPPAFVDQMTEQYNLDQPLPVQYVLYLGQLFQGNFGETFNGIEVSTLIQQSYPVTLKLATIALVFEAVIGIAAGILTALRGKGFVDNLVLAATLFLIAVPVFVTGFVIQVVLGVQLEWIEPSVGADPGIGQLIIPGLVLGSLSMAYIARLTRTAMFENKRADYIRTANAKGLKPTRVVSVHMLRNSLIPVITFIGTDFGALMGGAIVTEGVFNIHGIGGLVFSAIQGQEGVTVTGVVTLLVLVYLLMNLLVDILYAALDPRIRYD; encoded by the coding sequence GTGGGCCGATACATACTGCGGCGGCTGCTGCAGTTGATTCCGGTTTTCATCGGAACAACGTTCATCATCTACTCGCTGGTCTGGGCGATCCCCGGTAATCCGTTCGCGGGGTTGTGCGGCCCGCGCGGCTGCCCGCCCGCGTTCGTCGACCAGATGACCGAGCAGTACAACCTGGACCAGCCACTGCCGGTGCAGTACGTCCTCTACCTCGGACAGCTGTTCCAGGGCAACTTCGGGGAGACCTTCAACGGGATCGAGGTCAGCACCCTGATCCAGCAGTCCTACCCGGTCACGCTCAAACTGGCCACCATCGCGCTGGTCTTCGAGGCCGTCATCGGCATCGCGGCGGGGATCCTGACCGCGCTGCGCGGCAAGGGCTTCGTGGACAACCTCGTGCTGGCGGCCACCCTGTTCCTGATCGCCGTCCCGGTGTTCGTCACCGGGTTCGTGATCCAGGTGGTGCTCGGTGTCCAGCTGGAGTGGATCGAGCCGTCGGTGGGCGCCGATCCCGGCATCGGGCAGTTGATCATCCCCGGACTCGTGCTGGGCAGCCTGTCCATGGCCTACATCGCCAGGCTCACCCGCACGGCGATGTTCGAGAACAAGCGGGCCGACTACATCCGCACCGCCAACGCCAAGGGGCTCAAGCCGACCCGGGTCGTTTCGGTGCACATGCTGCGCAACTCGCTGATCCCGGTGATCACCTTCATCGGAACGGACTTCGGTGCGCTGATGGGCGGGGCCATCGTGACCGAGGGCGTGTTCAACATCCACGGCATCGGCGGGCTGGTCTTCAGCGCCATCCAAGGCCAGGAAGGCGTCACCGTGACCGGGGTGGTCACCCTGCTGGTGCTCGTCTACCTGCTGATGAACCTGCTGGTGGACATTCTCTACGCGGCTCTGGACCCGAGGATCCGATATGACTAA
- a CDS encoding ABC transporter permease, producing MTNPGEGQQSTLSAGGAAEGAEEVRNSPQQHGGAEGGDAKSKPQEKQRGLWGDAWLDLRRRPLFVIGGVIVLLLVAIAAFPGLFAPGDPNAQDLTLARESPSAEAWFGYDALGRDIYTRVIHGARASIVVGVLSTLLTVLIGSLVGLVAGYFGNKTDSFLARFAEIFLGLPFVLGAIVILSVFNAGIEGSPGMVRVMTQVILTIGVLAWPISMRIMRSAAIAAKQQDYVKAAKALGASHGRIIFKHVLPNCVAPVMVYATIALGQYIGLEATLSYLGLGLQDPVVSWGMMISDSQQYIISTPHMLLFPAGFLVITVLAFVMLGDAVRDALDPKQR from the coding sequence ATGACTAACCCAGGCGAAGGCCAGCAGAGCACCCTCAGCGCCGGAGGTGCCGCCGAGGGCGCGGAAGAGGTGCGGAACTCCCCGCAGCAGCACGGGGGAGCAGAGGGCGGCGACGCCAAGTCGAAGCCTCAGGAGAAGCAGCGCGGGCTCTGGGGCGACGCCTGGCTCGACCTGCGACGCCGTCCGCTGTTCGTGATCGGCGGGGTGATCGTGCTGCTGCTGGTCGCGATCGCGGCCTTCCCCGGACTGTTCGCGCCGGGCGACCCGAACGCGCAGGACCTCACGCTGGCCCGCGAGAGTCCTTCGGCCGAGGCCTGGTTCGGCTACGACGCCCTGGGCAGGGACATCTACACCAGGGTGATCCACGGCGCCCGCGCGTCCATCGTGGTCGGCGTGCTGTCCACGCTGCTCACCGTGCTCATCGGCTCGCTGGTCGGGCTGGTCGCGGGGTACTTCGGCAACAAGACCGACAGCTTCCTCGCCCGCTTCGCCGAGATCTTCCTGGGGCTGCCGTTCGTGCTCGGCGCGATCGTGATCCTGTCCGTGTTCAACGCCGGGATCGAGGGCTCCCCCGGGATGGTGCGGGTCATGACCCAGGTGATCCTGACCATCGGGGTGCTGGCCTGGCCGATCTCCATGCGCATCATGCGCTCGGCTGCCATCGCGGCCAAGCAGCAGGACTACGTGAAGGCGGCCAAGGCGCTGGGCGCCAGCCACGGCCGGATCATCTTCAAGCACGTGCTGCCCAACTGCGTGGCCCCGGTGATGGTCTACGCGACCATCGCGCTCGGCCAGTACATCGGGCTCGAGGCGACGCTGTCCTACCTGGGACTCGGTCTGCAGGACCCGGTCGTGTCCTGGGGAATGATGATCTCGGATTCCCAGCAGTACATCATCAGCACCCCGCACATGCTGCTGTTCCCCGCCGGCTTCCTGGTGATCACGGTGCTCGCCTTCGTGATGCTCGGTGACGCGGTGCGGGACGCGCTGGACCCGAAACAGAGGTAG